The genomic DNA GTAGCTGAATCAAAAAGAAGAATTAAGACAACCTATAAAAAATATAAATACTGGCTTGTGGCTTCCAATATAGACTATATAATACCTACAACTAGCTTGAACTTATATGTTAACCAGTGAAATAAAATAGTGTATAGAAGGACCTGATTGCAAAAATTTATTAAAAAAAAGCAAATTTTTACAACTAAATGCTTACTTTTATAAGTACTAATATAGAACTTATAAAAGTAAGCAGAAGATTTCCAAAAAATTATATAAATATTTATAATAACATATTAAGTAAATTTTAAATTATATCTAACGAATGCAATTTAAGAAAAATTTACAGTTACGTAAAATATAAGTCATAAATGTTTTGCAAAAAAAATTAAAGTTAGATGTAATATTGAATAATTTTAATGAAAGTATATACTCGGATGTTTAAATTCCAGTTTTGTTTCTTATGAGTCATAGAGGCCAAATAATAGAAAAAATTATACGGAGAAGTGGTTATTCTATTACACGTCTAGCTAAGAAATTAGGTATAAGCCGTAATACTCTTTATAATAGATTCGAGAATGCAAATCTAGGCTACCGTTTTATTATGGAAGTAGGGAATATAATTCACTATGACTTTACAATAGATTTTCCAGAAATGAAGGAAGAAATTGAATTAATGGGAGATACTCCTATTCGTTCTTTTGATAGAGAAACAGCTGAGCGCTGGAAAGCCGAAAGCAAGTATATTTTGTTACTTGAAAAGTATACTAAATTACTAGGTATGCTAGCTAAATTAGCTAATGAGAATACTTTAACAACTCTCAAGAAAGAGATCTTAGATTTTATAGAAAAAGAAGAAAAACTGTAATTGAAGTGTGCTCTATTTAATAGCTTTTTCTTTTATCATTTCTATTAAGATTATAATCTCTGTATATTACAAAACAACATTCAGCCTGCATATTTAAGGTAAATAATAACCAAATAATTCACGTTGTCATTAATAGTTAAGGGTAAAAAACAACCTTTAATTCTATAAAGAGTAAAAGCTATAAAACGAGGATTACTAGTTTTGAAAATCAACACGTGTTTATTGATGATTTATTAAAGTGTTTTACATCGATAAAAAATAAAAAGGGAATTGCCCTATGCAGAAATGTTGCCAACAGCCTATCATAGCAGCTCTATACTTTGGTAAATATCTTGACAAAATACATGCGTTCATGCATACAACTATTTTGGAGAAACTATTTACAATTGTCGTTTGCATGTTATAGATAAAGGAAAAACTAACTATTTCACTTTTTAGAAACAAACCACTTTAAATAAATGTGTGGACTGCTGTTGTGAGCTTGTCTCTTAATTCTTCTCTTATAGATACTAGATTTAGTAGGTGTAAACTGTTAAGAAGCAACACTTATCAAAATTGATAAGTGAGCATACAACGCTACTCTTATGATAACAAAGTACAATATACTTCTTTCGAGACCTATTACTTAACCGTATTTAAATAGGTCTATATCTAGATTTTATGGGATTTCAGAAGAAATCTAATGGTATATTACCAATAAATAACATTCCTGTTGAATTCTTAGTAGTTGCTACTAATCAGGTAGATGGAAGGAATTTATAGCAACTTTCTTTTTCTATGTCTATTGGAAGTATACTATATGTTGACACTGCTTATATTATACTAACTATCTAATAGAAGATATGTTGGCTGATAAAAGAATTGAGCTTTGTTCACAACAAAAAGCTAGTTCTCATAGTAAGGATGCTATTTGTTTGGCTTTTTCAAAAAAGCATATAAATATTAGGGAATTTATATACAGCCAATCATATAGTCTATATATTAAAATCTTTATTTCAGCTATATGACTTCTTTACCAAAAAATTATAAATGGGTACGCGTTCACGGGTCTGCCAATACTAGAAATACGTTATTTTAAGTACAAAGAAGCACTTGGTTGCTAAGAATAAAACACGAGATAACTATAAAATTAGCC from Candidatus Amoebophilus asiaticus 5a2 includes the following:
- a CDS encoding helix-turn-helix domain-containing protein — its product is MSHRGQIIEKIIRRSGYSITRLAKKLGISRNTLYNRFENANLGYRFIMEVGNIIHYDFTIDFPEMKEEIELMGDTPIRSFDRETAERWKAESKYILLLEKYTKLLGMLAKLANENTLTTLKKEILDFIEKEEKL